Proteins from one Paraburkholderia sp. BL10I2N1 genomic window:
- a CDS encoding cytochrome b/b6 domain-containing protein, producing the protein MNTSRMHVDTAPRPAAPAGVIHPVWVRVTHWLNALAAIAMMLSGWRIYDASPIFRNFMFPPSITLGGWLGGALQWHFAAMWLLVFNGLVYLALNLVSGRFFRKFLPLSPRAILKDFVAALTGKLSHADLRQYNAVQKFAYLFIVCDLIVLVLSGLAIWKSVQFPLLRELMGGYDNARVVHFVAMSFLAAFIAVHLVMVALVPRSLVAMLRGR; encoded by the coding sequence ATGAACACATCCCGTATGCATGTCGATACGGCGCCGCGGCCCGCGGCGCCTGCCGGCGTGATCCATCCTGTCTGGGTGCGCGTGACGCACTGGCTGAACGCGCTCGCGGCCATCGCGATGATGCTGTCGGGCTGGCGCATCTACGACGCGTCGCCGATTTTCAGGAACTTCATGTTCCCGCCTTCGATCACGCTCGGCGGCTGGCTCGGCGGCGCGCTGCAGTGGCACTTCGCCGCGATGTGGCTGCTGGTGTTCAACGGCCTCGTGTATCTCGCGCTCAATCTCGTCAGCGGCCGTTTCTTTCGCAAATTCCTGCCGCTGTCGCCGCGCGCGATCCTGAAGGATTTCGTCGCCGCGCTGACCGGCAAGCTGTCGCACGCCGATCTGCGGCAGTACAACGCGGTGCAGAAATTCGCTTACCTCTTCATCGTCTGCGACCTGATCGTGCTGGTGCTGTCGGGACTCGCCATCTGGAAATCGGTGCAGTTTCCGCTGCTGCGCGAGCTGATGGGCGGCTACGACAACGCGCGCGTCGTGCACTTCGTCGCGATGTCGTTTCTGGCGGCCTTCATCGCCGTGCATCTGGTGATGGTCGCGCTGGTGCCGCGTTCGCTCGTGGCGATGCTACGGGGACGCTAG
- a CDS encoding DMT family transporter encodes MTLKNLIQLLILAALWGASFLFIRVGVTDFGVAPLMALRVGIGALFLFVVLLARRPAREAFSTICTRAWPLLVVGVLNSAAPFCLFAYAELTLSAGVTSVINATTPLWGALVAFLWLKDRLTALRSLGMVVGFLGVLMLVWDQIATPQGSSATPATTVLAAAAALGATLLYGIAASYTKRHLTGVDSLTVATGTMTGATILLVPIAIATWPTAPISLHAWGAVIALGIGCTGVAYMLFFHLIAVAGPARAITVTFVIPIFGILWGALFLGEQVSLGMAEGCAVILVGTALATGVIRRIPGFGAQEAG; translated from the coding sequence ATGACACTCAAAAATCTCATACAACTGCTCATCCTCGCGGCCCTCTGGGGCGCGTCGTTTCTGTTCATCCGTGTTGGTGTGACCGACTTTGGCGTGGCACCGCTGATGGCGCTTCGTGTCGGCATCGGCGCGCTGTTCCTCTTCGTCGTGCTGCTCGCGCGACGGCCTGCACGCGAAGCGTTCAGCACGATCTGCACACGTGCCTGGCCGCTGCTGGTGGTCGGCGTGCTGAATTCCGCTGCACCGTTCTGTCTGTTCGCCTATGCGGAATTGACGCTGTCAGCTGGCGTCACGTCGGTCATCAACGCGACCACGCCGCTGTGGGGCGCGCTGGTTGCATTCCTCTGGCTGAAGGACCGGCTGACCGCACTGCGCAGCCTCGGCATGGTGGTCGGCTTTCTCGGCGTGCTGATGCTCGTGTGGGACCAGATCGCCACGCCGCAAGGCTCGAGCGCAACACCCGCAACCACGGTACTCGCCGCCGCGGCAGCACTTGGCGCAACCTTGCTTTATGGCATCGCGGCAAGCTACACGAAGCGACATCTGACGGGCGTCGACTCGCTTACCGTCGCGACTGGCACGATGACGGGCGCCACCATCCTGCTCGTGCCGATTGCGATTGCGACGTGGCCCACTGCGCCGATCTCGCTGCATGCGTGGGGCGCTGTGATCGCGCTCGGCATAGGCTGCACCGGCGTGGCGTACATGCTGTTCTTCCATCTGATCGCGGTCGCCGGACCTGCGCGCGCCATCACCGTCACGTTCGTGATTCCGATTTTCGGGATCCTGTGGGGCGCGCTCTTTCTGGGTGAACAGGTGTCGCTCGGCATGGCCGAGGGGTGCGCGGTGATTCTGGTCGGAACGGCGCTCGCTACGGGTGTGATCAGGCGGATTCCGGGGTTTGGGGCGCAGGAAGCAGGTTGA
- a CDS encoding GreA/GreB family elongation factor, translating to MKQKTCYLTELDVVRLEKHAAMPGAEAKYQTMLDDLLVRAVIVAPRDIAANVVTMNSQVTLTDEQTGEEMTWTVVYPPGADFSNGRLNVFSPAGLALLGAKRGERIRFMPPGGDEKVLKVLQILFQPEAADGFTL from the coding sequence ATGAAACAGAAAACCTGCTACCTCACCGAGCTGGATGTCGTGCGCCTTGAAAAGCACGCGGCAATGCCTGGCGCCGAGGCGAAATATCAAACCATGCTGGACGACCTGCTCGTGCGCGCGGTCATCGTTGCGCCACGCGATATCGCCGCGAATGTCGTCACGATGAATTCGCAGGTCACGCTCACCGACGAGCAGACGGGCGAAGAAATGACCTGGACCGTCGTCTATCCGCCGGGCGCGGACTTCAGCAATGGTCGGTTGAATGTTTTCTCGCCGGCGGGCCTCGCGCTGCTCGGCGCGAAGCGCGGCGAGCGCATCCGCTTCATGCCGCCGGGCGGCGACGAGAAAGTGCTGAAGGTCCTGCAGATCCTGTTTCAGCCCGAAGCGGCCGACGGTTTCACGCTCTGA
- the bamC gene encoding outer membrane protein assembly factor BamC, protein MTDLRLTSRFAILLMAGGLVAGCGTSSPTQVDYKSDSKSKEVSLAVPPNLIDETADQRSLPPQGGESSLSTLKQVQAAAPNVDTAVPPVPDMHLQRDGSETWLVIDNKAPDQVWPQIRRFWQEQGFLLVVEQRDKGVMETDWNETHAQINQGLIRNTLSKTMGNSYVTSERNKYRTRLEVAPSGGTFVFVSQKGMREALTGPNNDSSEWQPKPNDPGLETEYLKRLMASLALADSHGKAGDTQSATLSPAGAQTAPAAAAGASSAKSATAATAAQNVALAAQVPPPSDTNESGGQYSATELTLDEPYDRAWLRVGLALDRSNFTVDDRDRTRGLYFVRYVDPKDMSSAEQGFWSQVFHGKKEKVAKQYRVNVRAVTQNQTRVAIIDDKGQVDSSGPAKQIMALMVDQLH, encoded by the coding sequence ATGACTGATCTTCGTCTTACCTCGCGGTTCGCAATATTGCTGATGGCAGGCGGTCTCGTCGCCGGTTGTGGTACATCGTCGCCGACTCAGGTCGATTACAAGAGCGACTCGAAATCGAAGGAAGTGTCACTCGCTGTGCCGCCAAACCTGATCGACGAGACGGCCGACCAGCGTTCCCTGCCTCCGCAGGGCGGCGAAAGCTCGCTGTCGACCCTCAAGCAGGTGCAGGCCGCCGCGCCAAACGTGGACACGGCGGTGCCGCCCGTCCCCGATATGCACCTCCAGCGCGACGGTTCCGAAACCTGGCTGGTGATCGACAATAAGGCGCCGGATCAGGTCTGGCCGCAGATCCGCCGTTTCTGGCAGGAACAGGGCTTCCTGCTGGTTGTCGAGCAGCGCGACAAGGGCGTGATGGAGACCGACTGGAACGAAACCCACGCGCAGATCAACCAGGGCCTCATTCGCAATACGCTGTCGAAGACGATGGGCAATTCCTACGTCACGTCGGAGCGCAACAAGTACCGTACGCGCCTGGAAGTGGCGCCGAGCGGTGGAACCTTCGTGTTCGTGAGTCAGAAGGGTATGCGCGAAGCGCTGACCGGTCCGAACAACGACTCCAGCGAATGGCAGCCGAAGCCGAATGACCCAGGGCTCGAAACCGAATATCTGAAGCGCCTGATGGCGTCGTTGGCGCTGGCTGATTCACATGGCAAGGCCGGCGACACGCAGAGTGCCACGCTTTCTCCGGCGGGCGCACAGACGGCTCCGGCCGCCGCCGCGGGCGCATCGAGCGCGAAGTCAGCTACCGCTGCGACCGCAGCGCAGAATGTCGCGCTGGCCGCACAGGTGCCGCCGCCCTCGGATACCAACGAGTCGGGTGGACAATACTCGGCGACCGAGTTGACGCTTGACGAGCCCTATGACCGCGCCTGGCTGCGCGTAGGTCTTGCGCTGGATCGCAGCAACTTCACCGTTGACGATCGCGACCGGACGCGCGGCCTGTATTTCGTGCGTTACGTCGATCCGAAGGACATGAGTTCCGCGGAACAGGGCTTCTGGAGTCAGGTGTTCCACGGCAAGAAGGAGAAGGTGGCGAAGCAGTACCGCGTCAACGTTCGGGCCGTCACGCAGAACCAGACACGCGTGGCCATCATCGACGACAAAGGCCAGGTCGATTCGTCGGGCCCGGCAAAGCAGATCATGGCGCTGATGGTGGATCAGCTGCATTAA
- a CDS encoding DUF2844 domain-containing protein, producing the protein MIHATFRRIAGASIALCATAMLQVAHAELGGTAALTQPANKTIQPVEQTGLFRVRSTIDDGGTTINEYASTSGEVFAYTWQGPTMPDLQTLLGKYYDSYRVGATPDATTPRNLHASRITRPDVIVESGGQMRSYAGRAWLPGALPAGVFPDDLR; encoded by the coding sequence ATGATCCACGCCACCTTTCGCCGCATCGCCGGCGCGTCGATAGCGTTGTGTGCAACGGCAATGCTTCAGGTCGCTCACGCCGAACTGGGTGGTACGGCAGCGTTGACGCAACCTGCGAACAAGACAATCCAGCCCGTCGAGCAAACCGGTCTTTTCCGCGTCCGGTCGACAATAGACGATGGCGGCACGACGATCAACGAATACGCGTCGACCAGCGGCGAGGTGTTCGCGTACACGTGGCAAGGCCCTACCATGCCGGACCTGCAGACCCTGCTGGGCAAGTACTACGATTCGTATCGCGTCGGCGCCACACCCGATGCGACAACCCCACGCAATTTGCATGCGTCGCGGATCACGCGACCCGACGTCATCGTCGAGTCCGGCGGGCAGATGCGCAGCTACGCGGGACGAGCCTGGCTGCCAGGCGCGCTACCGGCCGGTGTGTTCCCCGACGATCTGCGCTAA
- a CDS encoding DUF3443 domain-containing protein has product MPKKFLGALILCTALAGCGGGGSGNSPTASVTPPSSPGGAGAPANTPTTTPADTTVQQSTIPNVQSVTVGTTPTLTRNMLMTSVTVCEPGTDHCATIDSVQVDTGSQGLRILSSALPADVTLPAVPSGTGTTGQCAVFGTGYVWGAVRNADVRMAGELASTLPIHVIADPSVPTVPTDCSRSGLPMMTSSALRANGILGVGMFTTDCGSACADSALPRWYYDCVSGGTCTASTQPVAQQVTNPVSQFAFDNNGVVIDLPAVSDTGTQSVSGSLIFGIGTQTDNVLGGADVLKASSATGYITTSFNGGNTQSFLDSGSNGLFFSNSTLPSCGSWFCPPSPQAFNATLQGTSGATNTLSFSVGNANTLFATSNYAFDNLAGTAGGIFDWGLPLFFGRRIFTAIDARATPAGPGPYYAF; this is encoded by the coding sequence ATGCCAAAGAAGTTCCTCGGCGCGCTAATCCTGTGCACCGCACTCGCCGGTTGCGGAGGGGGAGGCAGTGGCAACAGTCCGACAGCGTCTGTTACTCCGCCCTCCTCCCCCGGTGGTGCCGGCGCGCCAGCGAACACGCCTACGACAACACCGGCAGACACAACGGTCCAGCAGTCGACGATTCCGAACGTTCAGTCGGTCACGGTCGGCACGACGCCGACGCTGACACGCAATATGCTGATGACCAGCGTCACCGTTTGCGAGCCTGGCACTGACCACTGCGCGACCATCGACAGCGTGCAGGTTGACACGGGGTCGCAGGGGCTGCGGATCCTGTCGTCGGCATTGCCTGCGGACGTGACATTGCCGGCTGTGCCATCCGGTACCGGCACGACCGGGCAATGTGCGGTTTTCGGGACGGGCTACGTCTGGGGTGCAGTACGCAACGCGGATGTCCGTATGGCCGGCGAACTTGCATCGACACTCCCGATCCATGTCATTGCCGATCCTTCCGTCCCGACCGTGCCGACAGATTGCAGCCGATCGGGACTGCCGATGATGACCTCCAGCGCACTGCGAGCCAACGGTATCCTGGGCGTCGGCATGTTCACGACGGACTGCGGCAGCGCATGCGCGGACAGTGCGCTACCGCGTTGGTACTATGACTGCGTATCTGGCGGCACCTGCACTGCAAGCACTCAACCGGTTGCTCAGCAAGTGACCAACCCAGTCAGCCAGTTTGCGTTCGACAACAACGGCGTCGTTATCGATCTGCCTGCCGTTTCGGACACTGGCACTCAGTCCGTATCTGGCTCTCTGATCTTCGGCATCGGAACACAGACAGACAATGTACTCGGCGGCGCTGACGTGCTCAAGGCTAGCAGCGCGACCGGGTACATTACGACCAGCTTCAACGGCGGCAATACCCAAAGCTTCCTCGACAGCGGCTCCAACGGTCTGTTCTTCTCCAACTCGACTTTGCCGTCCTGCGGGTCCTGGTTCTGCCCGCCGTCGCCCCAGGCGTTCAACGCCACGCTTCAAGGCACTAGCGGGGCGACCAACACGCTGTCGTTTTCGGTCGGCAACGCAAACACACTCTTCGCCACGTCGAACTACGCGTTCGACAATCTTGCCGGTACGGCTGGCGGCATCTTCGACTGGGGTTTGCCACTCTTTTTCGGACGCCGGATCTTCACCGCGATCGACGCACGCGCCACACCTGCCGGTCCAGGGCCCTACTACGCGTTTTGA
- a CDS encoding OmpA family protein → MKYSILATALATALAGCASTATRDQLNIQDTTVLQRGFGAQQDAASGAAVKQWTDVYTQIKHRGDVLTTLQGKLDAFGPKKDRYVGAKAQCWINAGKEALAEHDDWGFVEEAIGEAARLTVALDTGDSTLPENSPLRTVAKLRPDLWEQLTRLRADPRFVYCPQARKLVACSEVELMYAGHEAWMRAFDKAKKRIDNLQGQLRAGEQALAVCTIPAQSKQPLSTTVSLSADALFEFDRGDIAAIKAEGRQKLDDIATRLQGVDLTQRIVVSGYTDRLGSTAHNLRLSRQRADSVARYLKSRGVTIPVDAQGYGNAHPGTSCTMLDRPALIECLAPDRRVDIRFVGQKPVSTQ, encoded by the coding sequence ATGAAATATTCAATTCTAGCGACGGCACTGGCCACTGCGCTGGCGGGTTGCGCAAGTACCGCGACTCGCGATCAACTGAACATCCAGGACACGACGGTCTTGCAACGGGGGTTCGGTGCGCAACAGGACGCGGCTTCCGGAGCCGCAGTAAAGCAGTGGACCGATGTCTACACGCAGATCAAACATCGCGGCGACGTGCTGACGACGCTTCAGGGAAAGCTCGATGCTTTCGGGCCAAAGAAGGACCGCTACGTGGGTGCAAAAGCGCAATGCTGGATCAACGCTGGCAAGGAAGCGCTCGCCGAACACGACGATTGGGGGTTCGTGGAAGAAGCCATCGGCGAGGCCGCCCGCTTGACGGTGGCTCTCGATACTGGCGATAGCACATTACCCGAAAATTCTCCACTTCGTACGGTCGCAAAACTTCGTCCAGATCTTTGGGAACAGCTGACGAGGTTACGAGCCGATCCACGTTTTGTGTATTGTCCGCAGGCACGCAAGCTGGTGGCGTGTTCTGAAGTCGAATTAATGTATGCCGGCCATGAAGCTTGGATGCGTGCATTCGATAAGGCGAAAAAGCGTATTGATAATCTGCAGGGACAGTTGCGTGCCGGCGAGCAGGCCCTGGCAGTTTGCACTATTCCTGCGCAATCAAAACAACCGCTTTCGACGACGGTTTCGCTTTCGGCAGACGCGCTATTCGAGTTCGATCGAGGTGATATCGCGGCGATTAAAGCGGAGGGTCGTCAGAAGCTCGATGACATTGCGACTCGGCTGCAAGGTGTCGATCTCACCCAGAGAATTGTGGTGTCGGGGTACACGGACCGGCTCGGCAGCACGGCACACAATCTGCGTCTATCGCGACAGCGAGCAGATTCGGTGGCGCGGTATCTGAAAAGCCGTGGCGTGACGATTCCCGTCGATGCTCAGGGCTACGGCAACGCGCATCCGGGCACGTCTTGCACCATGCTTGACCGCCCGGCACTGATCGAATGCCTCGCGCCGGACCGACGGGTTGATATCCGGTTCGTGGGGCAGAAGCCGGTGTCAACGCAGTAG
- a CDS encoding L-lactate permease, translating to MFHQLLTPVGNALLPSFLIAALPIVVVLVLLGWARRPAWQASLAGLIVGLVVAILVWQFPVGLAFNSVAAGAVFACWPVMWIVFTAILLYNIALKSGRFAAFRMWMIDNLPNDRRIVLVVIGFSFGALLEGISGFGTPIAITSSLLILLGFPTLEALTFTLIFNTAPVAFGALGVPITVLGAVTHLPTDALAKMVGRQLPFFALLLPFYVIAIYAGFRNMMRIWPVLLVSGASFALTQFVTSNFISYSLTDVLASLVSLILTIAFLRVWKPAVDPKFAVNVDRVNEVRGKVSGAEGWYPWLIVAAVVIVWTIAKVFQIGDIKVPWPGLDKAVFITLYNVPYAAVWDFQPLATGTAILVAAIITAFVVRLSAREFGNAIADTWVQTRIAILTVATIVGLAYLMNYSGINYTLGLGVASVGAFFPLVSAFLGWVAVFLSGSDTSGNALFGNLQVVAAKQLNLNPVLMAATNSSGGVMGKMISPQNIATGVATTELKGKEGVVFAKTFKHSIFLTILLGILVWLQQNVLTWMIPHF from the coding sequence ATGTTCCACCAGCTACTGACCCCCGTCGGCAACGCGCTGTTGCCGTCATTTCTCATTGCCGCCCTGCCCATCGTCGTCGTGCTCGTACTCCTCGGCTGGGCGCGGCGGCCCGCCTGGCAGGCGTCACTGGCCGGACTGATCGTCGGCCTCGTCGTGGCAATTCTCGTCTGGCAGTTCCCGGTCGGACTCGCCTTCAATTCGGTCGCCGCCGGCGCGGTATTCGCGTGCTGGCCCGTCATGTGGATCGTCTTCACCGCGATCCTGCTGTACAACATCGCGCTCAAGTCCGGCCGCTTCGCCGCGTTCCGCATGTGGATGATCGACAACCTGCCCAACGACCGGCGCATCGTGCTCGTCGTGATCGGCTTTTCATTCGGCGCGTTGCTCGAAGGGATCTCCGGATTCGGCACACCGATCGCAATCACCAGTTCGCTGCTGATTCTGCTCGGCTTCCCGACGCTCGAGGCGCTGACGTTCACGTTGATCTTCAACACCGCGCCGGTCGCGTTCGGTGCGCTCGGCGTGCCGATCACGGTGCTCGGCGCAGTCACACACCTGCCCACCGACGCCCTCGCCAAAATGGTCGGCCGCCAGTTGCCGTTTTTCGCGTTGCTGCTGCCGTTCTATGTGATCGCCATTTATGCAGGCTTTCGCAACATGATGCGCATCTGGCCGGTACTGCTCGTGTCGGGCGCAAGTTTCGCGCTGACGCAGTTCGTCACCTCCAACTTCATCAGCTACAGCCTGACCGACGTGCTGGCGTCGCTGGTCTCGCTGATTCTCACGATCGCGTTTCTGCGCGTGTGGAAGCCCGCTGTCGATCCGAAGTTCGCCGTCAACGTGGATCGCGTCAACGAGGTACGCGGCAAGGTCAGTGGCGCGGAGGGCTGGTATCCGTGGCTGATCGTGGCGGCGGTCGTGATCGTCTGGACGATTGCCAAGGTGTTCCAGATCGGCGACATCAAGGTACCGTGGCCCGGTCTTGACAAGGCGGTTTTCATCACGCTCTATAACGTGCCGTATGCAGCCGTGTGGGACTTCCAGCCGCTTGCGACCGGCACCGCGATCCTCGTCGCGGCGATCATCACCGCGTTCGTCGTGCGCCTGTCCGCGCGGGAATTCGGCAACGCGATCGCCGATACGTGGGTGCAGACGCGCATCGCGATTCTGACCGTCGCAACGATCGTCGGTCTTGCGTACCTGATGAACTATTCGGGGATTAACTACACGCTGGGGCTGGGCGTGGCGTCCGTGGGCGCGTTCTTCCCGCTGGTGTCGGCCTTCCTTGGCTGGGTGGCCGTGTTCCTGTCGGGCAGCGATACCTCCGGTAATGCCCTGTTCGGCAACCTGCAGGTCGTGGCCGCGAAGCAGCTGAACCTGAACCCGGTGCTGATGGCGGCGACCAATTCGTCCGGCGGCGTGATGGGCAAGATGATCTCGCCGCAGAACATCGCGACCGGCGTCGCCACAACCGAGCTCAAGGGCAAGGAAGGTGTCGTGTTCGCGAAAACCTTCAAGCACTCGATCTTTCTGACAATCCTGCTCGGCATCCTGGTCTGGTTGCAGCAGAACGTGCTGACCTGGATGATTCCGCATTTTTGA
- the thiC gene encoding phosphomethylpyrimidine synthase ThiC codes for MNANPKFLSADAHVDAAAVAPLPNSRKVYVAGSQPDIRVPMREITQSDTPDSFGGEKNPPVYVYDTSGPYTDPDAQIDIRAGLPALRQRWIEARGDTEALDGLTSDYGRERAADAATAELRFPGLHRTPRRAKAGANVSQMHYARQGIITPEMEYIAIRENQRRAEYLETLRKSGPNGNKLADMMGRQHPGQAFGASAFGPDALKEITPEFVREEVARGRAIIPNNINHPESEPMIIGRNFLVKVNANIGNSAVTSSIGEEVDKMTWAIRWGGDTVMDLSTGKHIHETREWIIRNSPVPIGTVPIYQALEKVNGKAEDLTWEIFRDTLIEQAEQGVDYFTIHAGVRLQYVPLTAKRMTGIVSRGGSIMAKWCLAHHKESFLYEHFEDICEIMKAYDVSFSLGDGLRPGSIYDANDEAQLGELKTLGELTQIAWKHDVQTMIEGPGHVPMQLIKENMDLQLQWCDEAPFYTLGPLTTDIAPGYDHITSGIGAAMIGWFGTAMLCYVTPKEHLGLPNKDDVKTGIITYKLAAHAADLAKGHPGAQVRDNALSKARFEFRWEDQFNLGLDPDKAREFHDETLPKDSAKVAHFCSMCGPHFCSMKITQDVREFAAQQGVSDDEALKKGMEVKAVEFMKKGAEIYQRQ; via the coding sequence ATGAACGCCAACCCGAAGTTCCTTTCCGCCGACGCACACGTCGATGCCGCCGCCGTCGCTCCGCTGCCGAATTCCCGCAAGGTCTACGTAGCCGGTTCGCAACCCGATATCCGCGTGCCAATGCGCGAAATCACGCAGTCGGATACACCGGACAGCTTCGGTGGCGAAAAGAACCCGCCCGTCTATGTCTACGACACGTCGGGCCCGTACACGGATCCAGATGCGCAGATCGACATCCGCGCCGGCCTGCCGGCGCTGCGTCAGCGCTGGATCGAGGCACGCGGCGACACGGAAGCGCTCGATGGCCTCACGAGCGATTACGGCCGCGAGCGCGCCGCCGATGCCGCGACCGCCGAACTGCGTTTCCCCGGCCTGCATCGCACGCCGCGCCGGGCGAAGGCCGGCGCGAATGTGTCGCAGATGCATTACGCGCGTCAGGGCATCATCACGCCGGAAATGGAATACATCGCGATTCGCGAGAACCAGCGCCGTGCCGAGTATCTGGAAACCCTGCGCAAGAGCGGACCGAACGGCAACAAGCTCGCAGACATGATGGGCCGCCAGCATCCGGGCCAGGCGTTCGGCGCCAGCGCGTTCGGCCCTGACGCGCTGAAGGAAATCACGCCAGAGTTCGTGCGCGAAGAAGTCGCGCGCGGCCGCGCGATCATCCCGAACAACATCAATCACCCGGAAAGCGAGCCGATGATCATCGGCCGCAACTTCCTCGTCAAGGTCAACGCGAATATCGGCAACTCGGCCGTGACGTCGTCGATTGGCGAAGAAGTCGACAAGATGACGTGGGCGATCCGCTGGGGCGGCGATACGGTGATGGATCTGTCGACCGGCAAGCACATTCATGAAACGCGTGAGTGGATCATCCGCAACAGCCCGGTGCCGATCGGCACGGTGCCGATCTATCAGGCGCTCGAAAAGGTCAACGGCAAGGCCGAAGACCTCACGTGGGAAATCTTCCGCGACACACTGATCGAACAGGCCGAGCAAGGCGTCGACTACTTCACGATCCACGCGGGCGTGCGTCTGCAATACGTGCCGCTGACGGCAAAGCGCATGACGGGTATCGTGTCGCGCGGCGGCTCGATCATGGCCAAGTGGTGTCTCGCGCACCACAAGGAAAGCTTCCTGTACGAGCATTTCGAAGACATCTGCGAAATCATGAAGGCGTACGACGTGAGCTTCTCGCTCGGCGATGGCCTGCGTCCCGGCTCGATCTACGATGCCAATGACGAAGCGCAGCTCGGCGAACTGAAGACCCTCGGCGAACTTACGCAGATCGCCTGGAAGCACGACGTGCAGACAATGATCGAAGGTCCGGGCCATGTGCCGATGCAGCTTATCAAGGAGAACATGGATCTCCAGCTGCAATGGTGCGACGAAGCGCCCTTCTACACCCTCGGACCGCTCACCACCGACATCGCGCCTGGGTACGACCACATCACGTCGGGCATCGGCGCAGCGATGATCGGCTGGTTCGGCACGGCGATGCTCTGCTACGTCACGCCCAAGGAGCACCTTGGGCTGCCGAACAAGGACGATGTGAAGACCGGCATCATCACGTACAAGCTTGCCGCGCACGCAGCCGATCTGGCGAAGGGCCATCCGGGCGCGCAGGTGCGTGACAACGCGCTGTCGAAAGCACGCTTCGAATTCCGCTGGGAAGACCAGTTCAACCTCGGCCTGGATCCGGACAAGGCGCGCGAGTTCCACGACGAAACACTGCCGAAGGATTCGGCGAAGGTCGCGCACTTCTGTTCTATGTGCGGCCCGCACTTCTGCTCGATGAAGATCACGCAGGACGTGCGTGAATTCGCTGCGCAGCAAGGCGTATCCGACGACGAGGCCTTGAAGAAAGGGATGGAAGTGAAGGCCGTCGAGTTCATGAAGAAAGGCGCCGAGATTTATCAGCGGCAATAA
- a CDS encoding glycine zipper 2TM domain-containing protein — translation MKTVQRIGAIAALVAAVASLAACDDMTRRQRDTAIGAGVGGAAGAVIGGSALSTLGGAAVGGVIGNQVGK, via the coding sequence ATGAAGACAGTTCAACGAATCGGAGCGATTGCGGCGCTGGTAGCGGCCGTTGCGAGTCTTGCGGCATGTGATGACATGACGAGGCGTCAGCGCGATACGGCTATCGGTGCGGGTGTCGGCGGCGCGGCCGGTGCGGTGATCGGCGGCAGTGCGCTTTCGACCCTCGGTGGCGCGGCAGTCGGCGGCGTGATCGGCAATCAGGTTGGCAAGTAA
- a CDS encoding DUF1223 domain-containing protein, giving the protein MTALATSGIGQAATSMCTAHSPAHRVALVELYSSEGCSSCPPADSWLGQWKDGSTSKGVVPLELHVDYWNSLGWTDRFSQRRFTERQQSLTDRAGGHVIYTPEVFVSGRELRSWARPHSFETRVQNVMSERAQADVAIELAPRAQGTASGLDVDARFTAHATARDTLNAYVAVYENDLTSQVRAGENSGTTLHHDRVVRQWIGPVPLVAGSARIHQDVAVSSEDDKAIANGNTPVSRFGVVAFVESASTGDVLQVADLAACR; this is encoded by the coding sequence ATGACCGCACTCGCAACGAGCGGCATCGGACAGGCGGCAACGTCGATGTGCACGGCGCATAGTCCCGCGCACCGTGTCGCGCTTGTCGAGCTGTACAGCAGCGAGGGTTGCAGCAGCTGTCCGCCGGCCGACAGTTGGCTCGGCCAGTGGAAGGATGGCAGCACGTCGAAGGGCGTCGTGCCGTTGGAGTTGCACGTCGACTACTGGAACAGCCTTGGCTGGACCGACCGATTCTCGCAGCGCCGTTTCACCGAGCGTCAACAGAGCCTCACCGACCGCGCTGGTGGTCACGTGATCTACACCCCGGAAGTGTTCGTGTCGGGGCGTGAGCTGCGCAGCTGGGCGCGGCCCCACAGCTTCGAAACGCGTGTGCAGAACGTGATGTCGGAGCGGGCTCAGGCCGACGTCGCGATCGAACTCGCACCGCGTGCCCAGGGCACGGCAAGCGGGCTGGATGTCGACGCGCGGTTCACCGCGCATGCCACGGCCAGGGACACGCTGAACGCCTACGTCGCCGTCTACGAAAACGATCTGACCTCGCAGGTGCGCGCCGGCGAGAACAGTGGAACAACGCTGCACCATGACCGCGTGGTGCGGCAATGGATCGGCCCCGTGCCGCTCGTCGCGGGCAGTGCGCGGATTCATCAGGACGTCGCCGTGAGCAGTGAGGATGACAAAGCAATCGCGAACGGCAACACGCCGGTCAGCCGGTTCGGCGTCGTCGCGTTCGTGGAGAGCGCCTCGACCGGCGATGTGCTGCAGGTGGCCGACCTGGCCGCCTGCCGTTAA